In one Moritella sp. 5 genomic region, the following are encoded:
- the glpX gene encoding class II fructose-bisphosphatase, producing MNRTLAIEFSRVVEAAALAGYKWLGRGDKNIADGAAVEAMRVMLNKIDIDGEIVIGEGEIDEAPMLYIGEKVGTKIAGADAVDIAVDPIEGTRMTAMGQSNAVAVLAVGEKGAFLKAPDMYMEKLVVGPDAKDAIDLRLSLEDNIRNVAHALDKDISELTVVTLAKPRHDDKIKAMQAMGVRVFALPDGDVAASILCCMPDSDVDMMYCIGGAPEGVISAAAIRAMDGNMQARLLARHDVKGDTPENRAAGEIEISRCQALGLVVGEILPLDKLAKTDNVIFAATGITKGDLVEGVQRKGNIATTETLVIRGKSGTIRRIQSIHMLNRKGADLQSIIL from the coding sequence ATGAATCGTACACTTGCCATTGAATTTTCGCGTGTCGTTGAAGCCGCTGCTCTTGCTGGTTATAAATGGTTAGGCCGCGGAGATAAGAATATTGCTGATGGCGCTGCTGTTGAAGCTATGCGTGTGATGCTAAATAAAATCGATATTGATGGTGAAATAGTTATTGGTGAAGGCGAAATCGATGAAGCACCTATGTTGTATATAGGCGAGAAAGTCGGTACGAAAATAGCCGGAGCTGACGCGGTTGATATCGCTGTTGATCCGATTGAAGGCACCCGTATGACAGCAATGGGTCAATCTAATGCAGTTGCAGTATTGGCTGTCGGCGAAAAAGGCGCGTTTCTAAAAGCACCTGATATGTATATGGAAAAATTAGTGGTTGGCCCTGATGCTAAAGACGCCATTGATTTACGTTTATCCCTTGAAGACAATATTCGTAATGTTGCTCACGCGCTAGATAAAGACATCAGTGAGCTAACTGTGGTGACCTTAGCAAAACCTCGTCACGATGATAAAATAAAAGCCATGCAAGCAATGGGCGTACGTGTGTTTGCGTTACCCGATGGTGATGTTGCCGCGTCTATCTTGTGCTGTATGCCAGATAGTGACGTTGATATGATGTATTGTATTGGTGGTGCGCCTGAAGGTGTTATTTCTGCTGCTGCTATTCGGGCTATGGACGGCAACATGCAGGCGCGATTATTAGCGCGTCATGATGTGAAAGGTGATACTCCTGAAAACCGCGCGGCAGGTGAAATCGAAATTTCACGTTGTCAGGCATTAGGCTTGGTTGTTGGTGAGATCTTACCATTGGATAAATTAGCGAAAACCGATAATGTGATTTTTGCCGCAACAGGTATCACTAAAGGCGATCTTGTTGAAGGTGTGCAGCGTAAAGGTAATATTGCAACGACGGAAACCTTGGTTATTCGTGGTAAGTCGGGCACTATTCGTCGTATTCAATCAATACATATGCTCAATCGTAAAGGTGCAGATTTACAAAGTATTATTTTATAA
- a CDS encoding MOSC N-terminal beta barrel domain-containing protein — protein MANLNLSALAIYPLKSAKAINLTSSLVSEMGLDHDRRFVISDMQGQFITGRTQPKITTIKIEVVAQGIMLSAPQMPPIAFTFKELQQDYTDVTVWGTIIRGQRCSENINQWLGKFLQIDCQLLYFGTGSSRQVPNFDKQLSFADGYPILLISQASLDELNRSTQRPIEMSQFRANFIVTGCEPFAEDSWKRIKIGNAEFELVKPCERCIFTTLSPGKISFSEDKEPLKTLSLFRKGNDGKIDFGQNLVSHNDAEVKLGDRVEVLEYHAPKFYADNRPKQKPIVSAPKAAVNHNTELQAKTLWDKNETRQLCCVAVIDETPDTKTFRFRVEPAALLNYKPGQFITLNLKMGHDLVIRNYTLSSSPSRPDLLAITVKRVPDGKASNWLNDNLAVGDRLGASSPRGPFHAFTATTPKLLLLSAGSGITPMLSMARYYADTECDKDIVFFYCAKTAVDLIALDELQLLTRQHTNMRLVLTLTAESTQSDWAGLRGRIDQQMLADVVRDISDRSSYVCGPETFMTTMAAALTALNVPAEQQFQESFGDHKHSETPSEPVNILLDSWDTSFVGDNKTTLLEQAERNGVNIPYNCRAGYCGVCRVTLESGEVRVLADHALTDDGKKAKKILACSCIPQTDVVISA, from the coding sequence GTGGCTAACCTAAATTTATCAGCACTTGCTATTTATCCACTGAAATCAGCAAAAGCAATTAACTTAACCTCTTCTCTCGTGAGTGAAATGGGTTTGGATCATGATCGTCGATTTGTTATTAGTGACATGCAAGGACAGTTTATTACGGGGCGGACTCAGCCTAAAATCACGACGATTAAAATTGAAGTCGTGGCGCAAGGTATCATGCTTTCAGCGCCACAGATGCCACCGATAGCTTTCACGTTTAAAGAGCTACAGCAAGATTATACAGATGTAACGGTTTGGGGGACTATAATTCGAGGTCAACGTTGCAGCGAAAACATTAATCAATGGCTAGGTAAGTTCTTACAGATAGACTGCCAATTACTTTATTTTGGAACCGGCTCTTCACGTCAGGTTCCTAATTTTGATAAACAATTAAGTTTTGCTGATGGATATCCGATTTTATTAATCTCACAAGCCTCTCTTGATGAACTAAATCGCAGCACACAGAGACCAATTGAGATGAGCCAATTTAGAGCTAACTTCATCGTGACGGGCTGTGAACCATTTGCAGAAGATAGTTGGAAACGGATCAAAATTGGTAATGCTGAATTTGAATTAGTGAAACCCTGCGAGCGTTGTATCTTTACGACATTAAGCCCGGGAAAAATAAGCTTTTCTGAAGACAAAGAGCCGCTTAAGACGTTAAGTTTATTCCGCAAAGGTAATGATGGTAAGATTGATTTCGGCCAAAATCTAGTTAGTCATAACGATGCGGAAGTTAAGCTTGGTGATAGAGTTGAAGTATTGGAATATCACGCGCCTAAGTTTTATGCTGATAACCGCCCTAAACAAAAACCAATTGTGTCAGCACCAAAGGCTGCTGTGAACCATAATACTGAGCTACAGGCTAAAACTTTGTGGGATAAAAATGAAACCCGACAACTTTGCTGTGTAGCAGTTATCGATGAAACGCCTGATACTAAAACATTTCGTTTTCGTGTCGAGCCTGCCGCTTTGTTGAATTATAAACCGGGTCAATTTATCACCCTTAATTTAAAGATGGGTCATGATCTGGTGATACGTAACTATACCTTATCATCATCACCAAGCCGCCCCGATTTGTTAGCTATCACGGTAAAACGGGTCCCAGATGGTAAAGCGTCAAATTGGCTTAATGACAATTTAGCGGTTGGCGATCGGTTAGGGGCGTCATCACCACGTGGGCCGTTTCATGCTTTTACAGCCACGACACCAAAATTATTATTACTGTCGGCGGGTAGTGGTATTACTCCCATGCTCTCAATGGCGCGTTATTATGCTGACACTGAGTGTGATAAAGATATCGTCTTCTTCTACTGTGCAAAAACGGCTGTAGATTTGATTGCGCTTGATGAGCTCCAATTACTCACGCGTCAGCATACCAATATGCGTTTAGTCTTAACCTTGACAGCTGAAAGTACACAGAGTGATTGGGCTGGGTTAAGGGGACGTATTGATCAGCAAATGCTGGCTGATGTGGTGCGCGACATTAGTGACCGATCATCCTATGTTTGTGGTCCCGAAACCTTTATGACGACAATGGCAGCTGCGCTAACGGCATTGAATGTACCAGCTGAACAGCAATTTCAAGAAAGTTTTGGTGATCATAAACATTCCGAAACACCTAGTGAACCAGTAAATATCTTATTGGATAGTTGGGATACCAGTTTTGTAGGTGACAATAAAACGACATTATTAGAACAAGCTGAAAGAAATGGCGTGAACATCCCCTATAACTGCCGTGCGGGTTATTGTGGTGTTTGCCGTGTAACGTTAGAGTCGGGAGAAGTGCGTGTACTTGCTGACCATGCATTAACAGATGATGGTAAAAAGGCGAAGAAAATATTGGCGTGTAGCTGCATTCCACAAACGGATGTCGTGATTAGTGCGTAA
- a CDS encoding lysoplasmalogenase, which produces MEFTTTIITSTIIITACAILHIYGAYQDRKWLFYLFKPVTTLSIAALCWYLAPGFNDYVWLILLGLLLSTLGDIFLMLPKDRFIPGLLSFLLAHIAYIIAFSMALELTYTWSLIFPLAIIAMIYLTLLWSSLAEMKAPVLVYMSIIVIMAWVSGERYLSLNSSASMYAFIGAIVFLFSDATLAFDRFKKQFHSAYGVIIVSYYLAQYFIALSVI; this is translated from the coding sequence ATGGAATTTACAACGACGATTATCACCAGTACTATTATTATCACTGCGTGCGCGATATTACATATATATGGTGCCTACCAAGACCGAAAGTGGTTATTTTATCTGTTTAAACCTGTGACCACTCTTTCTATAGCAGCTTTGTGTTGGTATCTTGCACCGGGGTTTAATGATTATGTCTGGCTGATCTTACTTGGTTTATTGCTCTCAACCTTGGGGGATATCTTCCTTATGCTACCCAAGGATCGCTTCATACCGGGATTACTGAGTTTCTTGTTGGCGCATATTGCTTACATTATTGCATTTTCGATGGCACTGGAGTTGACTTATACTTGGTCACTTATCTTCCCTTTGGCTATTATAGCAATGATCTACTTAACCCTATTGTGGTCGTCACTAGCAGAAATGAAAGCGCCGGTATTGGTTTATATGAGTATCATCGTAATAATGGCCTGGGTCAGTGGTGAGCGTTACCTTAGCTTGAATAGCTCGGCCAGTATGTATGCATTTATTGGTGCGATAGTGTTTTTGTTTTCAGATGCGACATTAGCATTCGACCGATTTAAAAAACAGTTCCATAGTGCTTATGGGGTTATTATTGTAAGCTACTATCTTGCCCAGTATTTTATTGCGCTTTCAGTTATATGA
- a CDS encoding hybrid sensor histidine kinase/response regulator, producing the protein MRDIKVDSSKVILQYSLYSKIRTLLLVMLALVIAVFFIAIEVTVQQVNPLFIDAFTTLKINLLLTILPLLLISLVLSKLVLDKLVSKPLAKLQQKCHDAIADKDNHHEPFSSPYIELDGLVNLLNDQIETMTEPRVNKILLAQSKQQFVESLSNDIRTPMNSILGTAELLCEMPQNIKSAEYLKLMKHSANHMQMVLNDVTDYSRIESGNLELAKVRFDLLEILDQVYTSLRPFVHNNLRVRFSLNYSDDLHRFYIGDPVRLQQVLVNLVANALKFTDRGFVELKVNCSKVDDTNEGGAVADIVFTISDTGIGIPVTKLAHLFDNEQLPYNHKSNDLPSGGLSLAICSRLINLMQGRLQVESKLGEGAQFKINLRLPHAYQLRTQHIIGSSDLALDKLAGLKVLLIEDNKMNQIVFQQALTQLQMQVFTANTGLEGLDLIQKYTFDIIYMQIPGPDGIATTKMIRAGTSNNCNTPIIALIEDAFKFDLVTCKHTEMDGYINKPISKQALIDETVRVLDFEIPVTDVVLPINKECKVSLEE; encoded by the coding sequence ATGCGGGATATCAAGGTCGATTCAAGTAAAGTCATTTTACAATATTCGTTATACAGTAAAATAAGAACATTATTGTTAGTGATGTTGGCGTTGGTTATTGCGGTTTTTTTTATTGCGATTGAAGTGACTGTTCAACAAGTTAACCCATTATTTATAGATGCATTTACTACCTTAAAAATAAACCTTTTATTAACAATATTGCCGCTATTATTAATCTCGCTTGTTCTCTCTAAATTGGTGTTAGACAAATTAGTCTCCAAGCCATTAGCGAAACTACAACAAAAGTGCCATGACGCGATTGCTGATAAAGATAATCATCATGAACCATTTAGCTCTCCTTATATAGAATTGGATGGATTAGTTAACTTATTGAATGACCAGATAGAGACAATGACCGAACCTCGAGTGAATAAAATACTGTTGGCGCAATCCAAGCAGCAATTTGTCGAGAGTTTAAGTAATGATATTCGAACACCAATGAATAGTATTCTAGGTACTGCTGAGTTACTTTGTGAAATGCCACAAAATATTAAATCCGCAGAATATCTGAAGTTAATGAAGCACTCTGCTAATCATATGCAGATGGTACTGAATGATGTGACTGATTACTCGAGAATCGAATCGGGTAATTTAGAACTTGCTAAAGTTCGTTTTGATTTGTTAGAAATACTCGATCAAGTTTACACCTCGCTACGTCCGTTTGTGCATAATAATTTACGCGTACGCTTTAGCCTGAATTATAGTGACGATCTGCATCGGTTTTATATCGGTGACCCGGTTCGGTTACAACAAGTGCTGGTCAACTTGGTTGCGAATGCGTTGAAGTTTACCGATAGAGGCTTTGTTGAACTTAAAGTCAATTGCAGCAAGGTCGATGATACAAATGAAGGAGGGGCAGTCGCAGATATTGTGTTTACGATTAGTGATACTGGCATTGGTATTCCAGTGACTAAACTCGCGCATTTGTTTGATAACGAGCAGCTACCTTATAATCATAAATCTAATGATTTACCGAGTGGAGGCTTAAGTTTAGCGATTTGTTCCCGTTTGATTAACTTAATGCAAGGCCGTTTACAAGTCGAAAGTAAATTAGGTGAGGGTGCACAATTTAAGATTAATCTAAGGTTGCCTCATGCTTACCAATTACGTACACAGCATATTATTGGTAGTAGTGATTTAGCATTAGATAAATTAGCAGGGTTAAAAGTATTATTGATCGAAGATAATAAAATGAATCAAATTGTTTTTCAGCAAGCGCTGACGCAATTGCAAATGCAGGTGTTTACTGCGAATACAGGTTTAGAAGGTCTAGATTTGATCCAAAAATACACTTTCGATATTATTTATATGCAGATCCCTGGTCCAGATGGTATTGCAACGACCAAGATGATTCGTGCGGGTACGAGTAATAATTGTAACACTCCCATTATAGCGCTTATAGAGGATGCATTTAAGTTTGATTTAGTGACCTGTAAGCATACAGAAATGGACGGTTATATTAATAAACCTATATCCAAGCAAGCTTTAATTGACGAAACGGTACGCGTACTTGATTTTGAAATACCCGTTACAGACGTGGTCCTGCCGATTAATAAAGAGTGTAAAGTCAGCTTAGAAGAGTAG
- a CDS encoding DEAD/DEAH box helicase has translation MRFQDFGIDPRLISSIEHLGFEQATEVQEAAIPLILGGCDIMATSQTGSGKTIAYGLPILQRMLKQRRFEHRAVRAVILAPTRELAIQVHANMKHLGMSLDYQIQLIIGRESFQHQEKLLRKNPEVLIATPGRLLDHIREKSISLEHLEFLVLDEADRMLDMGFRDDVSAISNSAPNVKRQTMLFSATLEHVDVANICNQVLRAPERIEINRSNDQHEKIEQRLFFSDNLTHKEEQLVHLAKTEDYRQLLIFTATKLDTERLAKLLVDNGINATSIHGDMLQNQRKRTLEDFRRGRVEVLVATDVAARGLDIRTLSHVINFDLPINPEDFIHRTGRTGRAGATGIAISLVSPKDWTSFGKIQSYLKVKLPCTMLEGFEAKFKGLKPKPAKKRLPESNKGRPTKLARKGDKNAPKHKQNTAPKQDKKQAMRDSMASAVDGGFAPMKRKPRAEIIDDGHEED, from the coding sequence TTGCGCTTTCAAGATTTCGGTATCGACCCACGTTTAATCAGTTCAATCGAGCATTTAGGATTTGAACAAGCAACAGAGGTGCAGGAAGCAGCTATTCCACTTATTTTAGGTGGCTGTGACATCATGGCTACATCGCAAACGGGTAGTGGTAAAACCATTGCTTATGGTCTGCCAATATTACAACGTATGTTAAAGCAGCGTCGTTTTGAGCACCGCGCTGTACGTGCAGTGATCTTAGCGCCAACGCGTGAGCTTGCGATCCAGGTGCATGCAAACATGAAACATTTGGGTATGAGTCTGGATTATCAAATCCAACTGATTATTGGTCGTGAGTCTTTCCAGCACCAAGAAAAGTTATTACGTAAAAATCCAGAAGTCTTAATTGCGACACCAGGTCGTTTGCTTGATCATATTCGTGAAAAATCAATTTCGCTTGAGCACTTAGAATTCTTAGTGCTGGATGAAGCTGATCGTATGTTAGACATGGGTTTCCGTGATGATGTATCTGCAATTTCAAACAGTGCACCGAACGTAAAACGTCAAACGATGCTGTTCTCTGCAACACTAGAGCACGTTGACGTTGCTAATATTTGTAACCAAGTATTACGTGCACCAGAACGTATCGAGATTAACCGTTCAAACGATCAACATGAGAAAATTGAACAGCGTTTATTTTTCTCTGATAATCTGACGCACAAAGAAGAACAATTAGTTCATCTTGCTAAGACCGAAGACTATCGCCAGCTGCTAATTTTCACAGCAACAAAATTAGATACAGAACGTCTCGCAAAACTATTAGTTGATAACGGTATCAATGCCACTTCAATTCACGGTGACATGTTACAAAATCAACGTAAGCGTACGTTAGAAGATTTCCGTCGTGGACGTGTTGAAGTCTTAGTGGCAACAGACGTTGCCGCGCGTGGTCTTGATATTCGTACATTAAGCCATGTTATCAACTTCGACTTACCGATTAACCCTGAAGACTTTATCCATCGTACTGGTCGTACAGGTCGTGCTGGCGCAACAGGTATTGCAATCTCACTCGTAAGCCCGAAAGACTGGACTTCATTTGGCAAGATCCAAAGTTACTTAAAAGTTAAACTGCCTTGCACTATGTTAGAAGGTTTTGAAGCTAAGTTTAAAGGCCTTAAACCAAAACCTGCGAAAAAACGTTTACCAGAAAGTAATAAAGGGCGTCCAACTAAACTCGCGCGTAAAGGTGATAAAAACGCACCGAAACACAAGCAGAATACGGCTCCTAAGCAAGATAAGAAACAAGCTATGCGTGATTCAATGGCAAGCGCCGTGGATGGCGGTTTCGCGCCGATGAAGAGAAAGCCAAGAGCTGAAATCATCGATGATGGTCACGAAGAAGATTAA
- a CDS encoding spondin domain-containing protein, with amino-acid sequence MKFIYIPLLFLTILLAGCDDPNSSSINNINPNDDVVYELTFNSNWSAANFPTNYPATAHFSGLIGLTHNNQINIFRRSELASPGVIVVAETGEKGTLINEINTHITNNDADKIVDGAGIPAGSNSVSLSFSANTNYSYFSIVSMLAPSPDWFIGIDNLQLYENNKWKNNLTLNLRVYDAGSDSADTFTAANAPQINKDVITRLTTDSADTNFFDGVHRDNGTFIGTITLKLKP; translated from the coding sequence ATGAAGTTTATCTACATACCACTACTTTTTTTAACCATACTGCTTGCAGGCTGTGATGACCCAAACTCCTCCAGTATAAATAACATCAACCCAAACGATGACGTCGTTTACGAACTTACCTTTAACTCCAACTGGAGTGCAGCTAACTTTCCAACAAATTACCCCGCGACAGCACACTTTTCTGGCTTAATAGGCCTTACCCACAACAATCAAATTAATATTTTCAGACGCTCTGAGTTAGCTAGCCCTGGAGTCATTGTTGTTGCCGAAACGGGAGAAAAAGGCACACTAATAAATGAAATCAATACGCACATCACCAATAACGATGCCGATAAAATCGTCGACGGCGCTGGAATCCCTGCAGGTAGCAACTCGGTTTCATTAAGTTTCTCTGCTAACACCAATTATTCTTACTTCTCAATCGTATCTATGCTGGCACCTAGCCCAGACTGGTTTATTGGTATTGATAATTTGCAACTATATGAAAATAATAAATGGAAGAATAATTTAACCCTAAATCTACGCGTATATGATGCAGGCAGCGATAGTGCAGACACTTTTACTGCAGCTAATGCACCTCAAATAAACAAAGATGTTATTACACGCCTTACAACAGATTCGGCAGATACTAACTTTTTCGATGGAGTTCATCGTGACAATGGTACATTTATTGGTACTATTACACTTAAATTAAAGCCTTAA
- a CDS encoding DUF808 domain-containing protein — MAGLSLIALLDDIASVLDDVALMTKVAAKKTAGVLGDDLALNAEQVSGVSADRELPVVWKVAKGSFKNKAILVPAALLISAVAPWLITPLLLIGGLFLCFEGAEKIHHAKSISAHEDNSDDDGLTGLSVEEFEDKKVKGAIRTDFILSAEIIVIALGTVQIQSLTTQLIVVSLIALIMTIGVYGLVAAIVKMDDVGLYLVNNSQAKSIKHYLGNGLLTFAPKLMRSLAVIGTIAMFLVGGSIVIHSIPGSHDVIHTLLTMLPDAFANNAIVAGVIPVIINGLMGLLAGFIVLMVFTGIQKLRN; from the coding sequence ATGGCTGGACTAAGTTTAATTGCCCTACTCGATGATATTGCGTCGGTATTGGATGATGTGGCACTAATGACCAAAGTCGCCGCAAAGAAGACTGCGGGCGTATTAGGTGATGACCTAGCACTCAACGCAGAGCAAGTGTCAGGGGTAAGCGCAGATCGCGAGCTGCCTGTGGTTTGGAAGGTTGCTAAAGGCTCTTTTAAGAACAAAGCTATCTTAGTACCTGCTGCCCTACTCATAAGCGCTGTAGCACCTTGGTTAATTACCCCATTATTACTTATCGGTGGCTTGTTTTTATGCTTTGAAGGGGCTGAGAAAATCCATCATGCTAAATCCATATCCGCTCATGAAGATAATAGTGATGATGATGGATTAACGGGACTATCCGTTGAAGAATTTGAAGATAAAAAAGTTAAAGGCGCAATTAGAACGGACTTTATTTTATCTGCCGAAATTATTGTTATTGCCTTAGGTACGGTACAAATACAGTCATTAACAACCCAGCTAATTGTAGTAAGCTTAATTGCCTTAATTATGACAATCGGCGTTTATGGTCTTGTTGCCGCCATAGTAAAAATGGATGATGTCGGCTTATATCTCGTTAATAACAGCCAAGCAAAAAGTATCAAACACTACCTCGGTAATGGACTACTGACTTTCGCGCCAAAACTAATGCGTTCGTTAGCAGTGATCGGGACAATTGCAATGTTTCTTGTTGGCGGTAGTATCGTCATTCACAGTATTCCAGGCTCTCACGATGTTATCCACACACTACTGACGATGTTACCTGATGCATTCGCAAATAATGCAATTGTAGCGGGAGTAATTCCTGTGATAATTAATGGCTTAATGGGGTTACTGGCAGGTTTTATTGTGTTGATGGTGTTTACGGGTATACAAAAGCTAAGAAACTAA
- a CDS encoding YaeQ family protein, with product MPVIFPLLVTSMALTATILKAKVSIVDLDNHVYLNDIPLTLAQHPSENDNRLMLRLLAWMLNVDAEARLSFTKGLGEDEEPDIWFKSDIGVIEQWIDLGQPSDKRLKKASNQAEKATVYTYGDRSAALWFKKIKYSADNLSIQFINDETAEQMAQLYSRNMELQLMIQDGDIQVLSGESCIAIKPEVWC from the coding sequence ATGCCTGTCATATTCCCTTTATTAGTGACTTCCATGGCTTTAACAGCAACCATTTTAAAAGCAAAAGTATCAATCGTTGATCTTGATAATCATGTTTACCTTAATGATATTCCTCTGACCCTGGCTCAGCATCCATCTGAGAACGATAACCGTCTGATGTTACGCTTACTTGCTTGGATGCTAAATGTTGATGCTGAAGCTCGTTTAAGCTTTACTAAAGGCTTAGGCGAAGATGAAGAACCGGATATTTGGTTTAAGTCTGATATTGGTGTGATTGAGCAGTGGATTGATTTAGGTCAGCCATCGGACAAACGTCTAAAGAAAGCCAGCAATCAAGCAGAGAAGGCGACGGTTTATACGTACGGCGATCGCAGTGCTGCATTATGGTTTAAGAAAATAAAATACAGCGCAGATAACTTATCTATTCAGTTTATTAATGATGAAACGGCAGAGCAAATGGCGCAGTTATATAGCCGTAATATGGAGCTACAATTGATGATCCAAGATGGAGATATTCAAGTGTTATCTGGCGAGAGCTGTATTGCGATTAAACCTGAAGTTTGGTGTTAA